Proteins encoded in a region of the Xylocopa sonorina isolate GNS202 chromosome 11, iyXylSono1_principal, whole genome shotgun sequence genome:
- the LOC143428917 gene encoding uncharacterized protein LOC143428917: MPSSCEFFATEYTHSYRKHKLKPTEIIVQKDYFEDRIEEGEIDPRTASIPTRLDKAAEQLIRKHTLDNLRSVYQIHYKHPWDLRHEEKETVEKDLQSELVAYIRDLYFNPHDEKILAPPMTTKRR, encoded by the exons ATGCCGAGTTCCTGCGAATTTTTTGCCACAGAATACACTCACAGTTATAGAAAGCACAAGCTAAAACCAACAGAGAT AATCGTACAAAAAGATTATTTCGAAGATCGTATAGAGGAAGGAGAAATTGACCCTCGCACAGCGTCGATTCCCACTCGACTGGACAAAGCTGCGGAACAATTGATTCGCAAGCATACCTTGGATAACCTGCGATCTGTTTATCAGATCCACTACAAACATCCTT GGGACCTGCGCCATGAAGAAAAAGAGACTGTGGAAAAAGACTTGCAGAGCGAACTAGTGGCATACATTCGTGATTTATATTTTAATCCACACGATGAAAAAATACTTGCTCCCCCAATGACAACGAAAAGAA gataa
- the LOC143428817 gene encoding uncharacterized protein LOC143428817 — translation MSTALQNFVTITHHDFNWPYPVPLVAKPAQPPMSTGIRLYTPRIDPEDCPCDEHGHQSNKNRYKYLADKEREFLDQLSKVNREMTNLATAMLDSDCEPMDETMKSIYKTDYAKRGLPIKEYRQLKAAVDSPYCSPFPPEFTELKDGYRDPTRFRFTAIERPHIQPAKPISLLGVPESFSLWETPFTGRSEYMDTISKMGLSNMRNRQQYLEPLPSSRRRLGDCAL, via the exons ATGAGTACTGCGTTGCAAAATTTCGTCACGATCACTCATCATGATTTTAATTGGCCGTACCCGGTGCCTCTTGTTGCGAAACCGGCGCAACCACCGATGAGCACGGGAATCCGATTGTACACCCCCAGAATCGACCCTGAGGACTGTCCTTGCGACGAGCACGGCCATCAAAGTAACAAAAATAG GTATAAGTATCTGGCCGACAAAGAACGAGAGTTTTTGGATCAACTGAGCAAAGTGAACCGTGAAATGACCAATCTCGCGACAGCTATGCTAGACAGCGACTGCGAGCCAATGGACGAGACGATGAAGAGTATTTATAAAACGGATTACGCGAAGAGAG GATTGCCCATCAAAGAGTATAGGCAGTTAAAGGCTGCGGTCGACTCGCCGTATTGTTCTCCATTTCCGCCGGAGTTCACTGAATTGAAGGACGGTTACAGAGATCCTACGAGATTCCGATTCACTGCCATCGAGAGACCGCATATCCAACCAGCCAAACCAATCAGTTTGCTCGGAG TTCCAGAAAGTTTTAGCTTGTGGGAAACACCTTTCACCGGTCGTTCCGAATATATGGATACCATCAGCAAAATGGGTCTGAGCAACATGAGAAATCGACAACAATATTTGGAACCGCTACCTTCGTCACGAAGAAGATTAGGGGACTGCGCACTGTAA
- the LOC143428815 gene encoding uncharacterized protein LOC143428815, which produces MDNHRKILSQAATVTGKNWAREMCPDSPRYSNLDAYHHDCASEHEIRYPEGRTSQETVVEIEEADVNKNNSYNYPDEPVYPEVFPSHNSATQRDKYPRFNDYSEHGMTEAVTALQKLQRLKELQMKRDLTERYYSQEIKRLIGEYYFGPRFASPSFRSNGGLQSSSFQQSSGDRLRNASKNLEPCGTMTTITRLDCGCIEKTTRPIFTTARGRVQRKNCNQSQKEMFLKLTPSNPQEHLFSSLEEPQDRYRGKMKKRHPLGPRVCGKVPPVEDQEFEVENGKKNDEPKQEVTEHTSRPASPHRKFSDTTVTSY; this is translated from the exons ATGGATAATCATCGAAAAATCTTGTCACAGGCAGCGACCGTGACGGGGAAGAATTGGGCCAGAGAAATGTGCCCTGATTCGCCGCGATACTCTAATTTGGACGCTTATCATCACGATTGCGCCAGCGAGCACGAGATCAGATATCCAGAGGGGAGAACCTCCCAGGAAACTGTCGTCGAGATCGAGGAGGCAGACGTTAATAAGAATAAC TCGTACAATTATCCGGACGAACCAGTTTACCCGGAAGTCTTCCCAAGCCACAACAGCGCCACTCAACGCGACAAATACCCACGATTCAATGATTACTCGGAGCATGGCATGACAGAAGCAGTGACGGCGTTGCAAAAATTGCAAAGGTTGAAGGAGCTGCAGATGAAACGGGACTTAACCGAGAGATACTACTCGCAGGAGATCAAACGACTGATCGGCGAATATTATTTCGGCCCGAGATTCGCCTCACCGTCGTTCAGATCCAACGGCGGATTGCAGAGTTCCAGTTTTCAACAGTCCTCGGGAGACAGATTGAGAAACGCATCCAAA AATCTGGAGCCGTGCGGCACAATGACGACAATCACACGGCTGGACTGTGGGTGTATCGAAAAGACGACCAGGCCAATTTTCACGACTGCACGGGGCCGCGTTCAAAGGAAGAATTGCAATCAATCCCAGAAGGAGATGTTTTTGAAGCTAACTCCGTCGAATCCCCAGGAACACTTGTTTTCATCGTTAGAGGAGCCACAGGATAGGTACCGCGGGAAAATGAAGAAACGACACCCCCTGGGCCCGCGTGTGTGCGGAAAAGTCCCTCCTGTCGAGGATCAGGAGTTCGAGGTGGAAAATGGAAAGAAGAACGACGAGCCGAAACAGGAAGTTACCGAGCACACTTCAAGGCCAGCGTCCCCGCATCGAAAATTCAGCGACACCACTGTGACTTCTTATTAA
- the LOC143428816 gene encoding uncharacterized protein LOC143428816 isoform X2 — protein MDQFLTTYKKDYTWPSTRIKHTADALRKEDTCGCRERPREIKPLERCGDDYDWSRTGPMGRLLDPKLYPAKTGPHPESEATRFDQPSTYMRKSTPIDEVIKRVDEDRLKTTYQLDYSERAAAQMEEIAAGPCAPKQREEELDCRVSTPSRRIAKRDERDKDKKETKRRKSIEDESQETRLPPWRSEYQDSISRVGQAIMKQKIHHKKTAAPLWAMAIF, from the exons ATGGACCAGTTTCTGACAACGTATAAAAAAGATTACACGTGGCCATCGACTAGAATCAAGCATACGGCAGATGCGCTAAGAAAAGAAGACACTTGCGGGTGCCGCGAGCGTCCGCGAGAAATAAAGCCTCTCGAACGTTGTGGGGATGACTACGATTGGAGCCGCACGGGTCCCATGGGGCGACTTCTCGACCCGAAACTGTATCCCGCGAAGACTGGACCACATCCAGAATCCGAAGCGACCAGATTCGATCAACCCAGCACGTACATGAGAAAA AGCACCCCCATAGACGAGGTGATCAAACGCGTTGACGAGGATCGATTGAAAACGACGTACCAGTTGGACTATTCTGAAAGGG CAGCTGCACAAATGGAGGAGATAGCCGCGGGACCTTGTGCCCCGAAACAACGAGAAGAAGAATTAGACTGTCGAGTCTCGACTCCGTCTCGGCGAATAGCTAAACGGGACGAACGTGACAAAGATAAAAAGGAGACGAAGAGGAGGAAGTCGATCGAAGACGAATCACAGGAAACGCGGCTGCCTCCCTGGCGATCGGAATACCAAGATAGTATCAGCAGAGTAGGTCAGGCGATTATGAAACAGAAAATTCATCACAAAAAAACGGCCGCGCCACTTTGGGCGATGGCCATCTTCTAA
- the LOC143428816 gene encoding uncharacterized protein LOC143428816 isoform X1 — MDQFLTTYKKDYTWPSTRIKHTADALRKEDTCGCRERPREIKPLERCGDDYDWSRTGPMGRLLDPKLYPAKTGPHPESEATRFDQPSTYMRKLEEKYPNLYGILQSTPIDEVIKRVDEDRLKTTYQLDYSERAAAQMEEIAAGPCAPKQREEELDCRVSTPSRRIAKRDERDKDKKETKRRKSIEDESQETRLPPWRSEYQDSISRVGQAIMKQKIHHKKTAAPLWAMAIF; from the exons ATGGACCAGTTTCTGACAACGTATAAAAAAGATTACACGTGGCCATCGACTAGAATCAAGCATACGGCAGATGCGCTAAGAAAAGAAGACACTTGCGGGTGCCGCGAGCGTCCGCGAGAAATAAAGCCTCTCGAACGTTGTGGGGATGACTACGATTGGAGCCGCACGGGTCCCATGGGGCGACTTCTCGACCCGAAACTGTATCCCGCGAAGACTGGACCACATCCAGAATCCGAAGCGACCAGATTCGATCAACCCAGCACGTACATGAGAAAA TTGGAAGAGAAATATCCTAATCTGTATGGAATTCTACAGAGCACCCCCATAGACGAGGTGATCAAACGCGTTGACGAGGATCGATTGAAAACGACGTACCAGTTGGACTATTCTGAAAGGG CAGCTGCACAAATGGAGGAGATAGCCGCGGGACCTTGTGCCCCGAAACAACGAGAAGAAGAATTAGACTGTCGAGTCTCGACTCCGTCTCGGCGAATAGCTAAACGGGACGAACGTGACAAAGATAAAAAGGAGACGAAGAGGAGGAAGTCGATCGAAGACGAATCACAGGAAACGCGGCTGCCTCCCTGGCGATCGGAATACCAAGATAGTATCAGCAGAGTAGGTCAGGCGATTATGAAACAGAAAATTCATCACAAAAAAACGGCCGCGCCACTTTGGGCGATGGCCATCTTCTAA